In the genome of Orcinus orca chromosome 13, mOrcOrc1.1, whole genome shotgun sequence, the window GAGGAGCTGACAACAGAAGTCAATGATCAGCAACCTCTTAGGCCGAACACTGACCTACAAGCAGTCCCTGACCAAGACACTGTTCAAaaagggcatcatctgaaaatggCTAATCTCAGTTTTCTATAATAGTGACCCAGAGGAAAACAGGGTCACCAAATTCAGACTCTCTcagaaattgtttttttaatgcagaattgttttttttggttttacgCATGTTTTCCCAAAGTGCTAATGCACAACTGGATTTAGACATCCACAGAGGCTTGAATAAGTACTCTGAAAAGTATTAGGAGCATAGGACTATAAAGGCACACACTGAAAGGAACCGTCCACCAATATTACTGGGTATCagacaggaaaacaagctcaCCAACATAGAAATTCAGAGGCAATCTTAGATCCTAAGAGACTAACTAAAGACCAATATAGTAAAGGTCACAGTTTCATAATGCTAATCAACTCTAGCAGTGAAGCATCTGTGAACATTTCCTACATATTAAGACACttgtggggcttccttggtggcacagtggttaagaacccgcctgccaatgcaggggacacaggttcaagccctggtccggtaagatcccacatgccgcgaagcaagtaagcccgtgcgccacaactactgagcccacgcgcctagagcccgtgctccacaacaagccaccgcaatgagaagcccgcgcactgtaactagagaaagcccgcgtgcagtaacgaaaacccaacacagccaaaactaaataaaataaatttattaaaaaaaaagacacttgtgCTAGATCCTTTACTTGCAAAGCATGCAAAGAATTAaagcatttatttaatatttcctaTGCATTAGACATGTGCTAAATGCTTCACTTGAAAAGCATTAAAAGAATTACTTATCTAATTTCCACAGCCACCACCACAATGCTATTATTcctctccattttccagatgaaaacactgaggcagagaaaagtaaaataacttgcccaaggccacagtaTTtataatggcagagccaggactccaaCCCAGGTCTGACCAATACCAGTCACTGCCTCTTCCACGGGAGTAATGCATAAATGGCTCCCCCCAAATCCTGGGAAGAGTACAGAAAGCTCATTGGCTAGAACTGTAGCTCTGAATATGAACGCTTAGCATACTAGGAATGCAACCTATTGGTCTAGAAAGGGATAAGAGCCTAGAATATGTGAAGTAATTTTTCCTGCTCCAATGATCTTAGCTGCCTGTCCCTTTAAGTCTTCAATGTTAGTTCCTTTCACTATCCTGCTCCCAAACAGGACAGGTCACACATCGGTTAGAGGAGGAAAAGGATTTCAACCTGCGCGTTGTTTGGGCAGCAGGAGTAAGGGGGGGAAAGGCGACCCTTTGAATACCTCCTCTGGACTCGCCGTCTTGACTTAGAGTATTCGCCAGCTCCATCTCCTCCTCAGATTTCCAAGAGCCTTGCTAGAAAGCTGTCCAAGCACCAGTAATAGGGCTGTCCTTGGagacaaaataaaatggcaaGAATCGATTCATATTCAGACAAACCTAGAGGGCAGGCACACGCAACGCTGGTACGCACCCGTGCGCCCCGGACACCCCAAGTGTCGTCGCTAGGACTCCCCTTCCCTGACCCGCCCGGTCCGCTCCCCGGGTCCGAGTCGGCGGTGTCCACGTCTACCTCCCCGCCCCTGCGCGCTCCTAAGGCGCCGCGCCTCTGGTTCCTCCGGGCTTCCTTGCACACGGAAGGAGCTGTAAGAATGCCGCTCAGCCTTCCACCCTATCACGGTCCCGACCGCCACTGGGTCTTACTTTCCCTTACTTCCTCTCCTCTGGCTGTTCCCGCTTGCCTTCAAATCCAAGCCAACCGGTCCCAGCGTGCTTTGCACTCCCAACGTACAAAAACATGGCAGCACTCAGGGCCCCTCCCTGATCCCGGCATGCATCGGAAGATAGGCCTGGCCTTTAAGTTGTGCGGGAAGATGGCGGCCGCTGGCGCAGAGCCGCAGATCCTGGTACAGTACCTGGTGTTACGAAAGGATCTATCACAGGCGCCGTTTTCCTGGCCAGCGGGAGCACTGGTAGCACAGGCTTGTCACGCAGCCACCGCGGCCTTGCACATTCACCGGGACCACCCGCACACGGCCGCTTACCTCCGGGAGCTGGGGCGCATGCGCAAGGTGGTCCTCGAGGTGAGGCccgggcggagggggaggggccctGAGGATATCGAGACCGGAAGAGGGTGTGGTCTTGAGTCGGAGGGCCTAACATCATGGAGTGGGTGTGGCATTAGTGGGGAGGGGTGTTTGACTTACAAGTTTTGGTAAGGTTTCTGGGGCTTGAGCTATTGCCCAGGGAGCCTTACCTTGACTGGGCGGGGCCTGACGGTGTGACGAGTGGACATCGGGCCCGTTATAAATGCTTCCCGCACCCCTTCGGTCTTACCTGCGTCCCTCTTAAACAGATGCCCGTGAGGGCGGAGGCTGGTGGAGCGACACCCGCCTTTCTACCTGTGCACTGCGCCGGCCTTTAATGGCTGCGCAGAAAAGTACCGTCCTTAACCCTCTTCGCAAAACCGATCCAGAAGGGTAAGGACGCGGGGTTCCTTATTGCAAGTGAAGTCAAACTGGAGCATTTACCTGGTTCTGACgccaaattatttgaaaataaatgtgaacCCTAGTATAATTTGAACCTAGCATCAGACGTAAGGTTCTTTTTACAGATAGCCAAACAGATCTTACCCTTACCTTCTGTCAATTCTGCCTCTAGAAATGTATCCTAAGAAAATAGCAAGATGCACCCAAAGAGCGTTGTACAAGGATAGGAGCATTTTATCATAGTAAAAAAAGTGGAAATCACTAAATTTCCAGTACGATGAATTGTCTAAACTTATGCCCTTATAATGGATTATTACGAAACTAGCATAAATCATGTTTTTGGAGCATATTTACCTGGCATGGAAGAGTGCTCATGATGCGATTCTAATTGAACTATATATTCTACATACAAAGTGATCCAGATTTTGAAAGTAAGAACTAAgaaaatatatccaaatattAAGTAGTGAGTGGGTAG includes:
- the PTRHD1 gene encoding putative peptidyl-tRNA hydrolase PTRHD1 translates to MHRKIGLAFKLCGKMAAAGAEPQILVQYLVLRKDLSQAPFSWPAGALVAQACHAATAALHIHRDHPHTAAYLRELGRMRKVVLEAPDETTLKLLAETLQQKNIDHKLWVEQPENIPTCIALRPYPKEEVNQYLKKFRLFK